CTTGTATTATCGCTGGTGGCCTGGGACTTTTTCGCGCTTGATCGTGGTAATGGGTTGCTGCGGTCGCTATTTTTTGCAGGATCCGTTTAGGACTGCCGTGATACTCCAAAATGCTAGAAAACACGCTTTTCGGGTTGAAACTGACATTAATAATTCCGACAAGTGGCGGCCTTTGTAGCGTTTCGACCCCCGTTTAAGTTTTTATACTTAGCGGGGGTCAATCATAGCCCCCAATTGACCGCAAGCCGCATAATCGCCTTCTCCAATTGATGATCGTAAGCTGCAATTAATTCCTTTTTCCTTTAGAATTTTTAAGAACGTCTGTGCAATTCGGTCCTCCGGCGCTTCGAACGTTATATCTTTGTTGCCGGCGTGAAATTTTATTAGATTAACATAGAAAAGGTGGGGGAGTGGTCGATTTTTGACGAGGGTGGCAAGGTCGCGAGCATGTTTGGCGTCGTCGTTGACGTCTTTTATCAAAACGTACTCCAGAAATATTTGACGGTGAGTGGCGGCGGCGTGCTCGTCAAGAGCCTTCATAACCTCATCCAGAGGGTAGGTGGTCGAAATTGGCATTAAACGTTGTCGCTCCGCTTCATACGGTGAGTGTAACGAAAAGGCCAGGTTAATTTGGGGTAGCAATTCCGCCATCCTTTTAATTCCGGGGACGATACCGACAGTTGATAAGCTAATCTTCCTCATCCCGAGGCCGAACTTAGTCGGGTCGGTCAACTCCAAAATCGTCGCGACGACCGCTTCCAGATTTAAAA
This sequence is a window from candidate division WWE3 bacterium. Protein-coding genes within it:
- a CDS encoding radical SAM protein encodes the protein MIGNRIGNREEKIKEILEELGEPQFRLTQINEALYGKGVLRYSEMLSLPQTLRETLEHKLGSISSIKAITTIKSINSTKVLFETCDGLPLETVARPDFICVSCQSGCAMKCAFCSTGRMGLGRSLSSDEIIDQVLYFKSTGYKISNITFMGMGEPLLNLEAVVATILELTDPTKFGLGMRKISLSTVGIVPGIKRMAELLPQINLAFSLHSPYEAERQRLMPISTTYPLDEVMKALDEHAAATHRQIFLEYVLIKDVNDDAKHARDLATLVKNRPLPHLFYVNLIKFHAGNKDITFEAPEDRIAQTFLKILKEKGINCSLRSSIGEGDYAACGQLGAMIDPR